In the Ruminococcus albus 7 = DSM 20455 genome, one interval contains:
- the tig gene encoding trigger factor, whose protein sequence is MSLKATNNVGTNSYELEIEIPAKDFEDALQKAYLRAKKNIALPGFRKGKAPRKLIEKTYGEEVFYEDAINLLYAPVVNGAIDESKLDLVCQPEIEVTEINKENGVKLKAKCTTRPEVEVKDYKGIEVEKVVNAVTDEDIQKKLDELREKNVRIITVDDRAAETGDTVKIDFEGFKDGVAFDGGKAEDFDLELGSGQFIPGFEDQIVGHSTGEEFEINVTFPEEYQVKDLAGAPAVFKINLKSISKKELPELDDDMVKDSTDFDTVDEYKADVKAKLEEAAEKAADTKVEGDLFDKVVENMTAEIPDVMYDNRVNEMVAELEQRMASQGISLDMYMQFTGQNIDTIKKGYAEQAEKQVKLRLALEKVAEVENIEVTDDDIENEFKKLAETYNMEVEQVKSYVRAEDLKKDLAVGKAVDIIKDSAVIK, encoded by the coding sequence ATGAGTTTAAAGGCTACAAATAATGTTGGCACTAACAGCTATGAGCTGGAGATCGAGATACCCGCAAAGGATTTTGAAGATGCACTGCAGAAGGCATATCTGAGAGCAAAGAAGAATATCGCTCTGCCCGGTTTCCGTAAGGGCAAGGCTCCCAGAAAGCTCATCGAGAAGACCTATGGTGAAGAGGTATTCTATGAGGATGCTATCAATCTGCTGTATGCACCTGTAGTTAACGGTGCTATCGACGAATCCAAGCTGGATCTGGTTTGCCAGCCTGAGATCGAGGTAACCGAGATCAACAAGGAGAACGGTGTAAAGCTGAAGGCTAAGTGCACTACAAGACCTGAAGTTGAAGTTAAGGATTACAAAGGTATAGAGGTTGAAAAAGTTGTCAATGCTGTAACTGATGAGGATATCCAGAAGAAGCTTGACGAGCTGAGAGAGAAGAACGTAAGGATCATCACTGTTGATGACAGAGCAGCTGAGACCGGCGATACTGTTAAGATCGACTTTGAGGGCTTCAAGGACGGCGTTGCATTTGACGGCGGCAAGGCTGAGGACTTCGATCTTGAGCTGGGCAGCGGTCAGTTCATCCCCGGTTTCGAGGATCAGATCGTAGGTCACAGCACCGGTGAGGAATTCGAGATCAACGTTACTTTCCCTGAAGAGTATCAGGTAAAGGATCTGGCAGGCGCTCCTGCAGTATTCAAGATCAACCTGAAGAGCATCTCCAAGAAGGAACTGCCTGAGCTGGATGATGATATGGTAAAGGATTCTACTGACTTTGATACTGTTGATGAGTACAAGGCTGATGTTAAAGCTAAGCTGGAGGAAGCTGCTGAGAAGGCTGCTGATACCAAGGTAGAGGGTGATCTCTTTGATAAGGTAGTTGAGAACATGACTGCTGAGATCCCCGATGTAATGTATGATAACAGAGTTAATGAGATGGTAGCTGAGCTGGAGCAGAGAATGGCTTCTCAGGGCATTTCTCTTGATATGTATATGCAGTTCACAGGTCAGAACATAGACACCATCAAGAAGGGCTATGCTGAGCAGGCTGAAAAGCAGGTCAAGCTCAGACTTGCTCTTGAAAAGGTAGCTGAGGTAGAGAATATTGAAGTTACCGATGACGACATAGAGAACGAGTTCAAGAAGCTTGCTGAAACTTACAATATGGAAGTTGAGCAGGTAAAGAGCTACGTGCGTGCAGAAGACCTGAAGAAGGATCTTGCTGTAGGCAAGGCAGTAGATATCATTAAGGATTCTGCTGTTATCAAGTAA
- a CDS encoding metallophosphoesterase: MKLYTIADLHLSFGVHKPMNIFGGWNDHVQRLEKNWQEKVGPDDIVVLPGDLSWGMDFNESEKDLAFLDRLNGTKIISKGNHDYWWNTVTKMQRFFDENGFKSLNILHLNHYAFGDIGICGTRGWVNDNSEPASAKVIAREAIRLEMSVKSAVSAGLTPVVFLHYPPVFVESRNFEILDVLYKYGVKKVFYGHLHGKAHGYAVNGMYDGIEYHLISSDFLHFDPLDITKIVQSDNL; this comes from the coding sequence ATGAAGCTTTACACCATAGCCGACCTGCATCTCTCTTTTGGTGTTCATAAACCGATGAATATTTTCGGCGGTTGGAACGACCATGTACAGAGGCTTGAAAAAAACTGGCAGGAAAAGGTGGGACCCGATGATATCGTGGTGCTGCCCGGTGATCTTTCGTGGGGTATGGACTTTAACGAATCCGAAAAAGATCTTGCGTTTCTTGACAGACTCAACGGAACGAAGATCATATCAAAAGGCAACCACGATTACTGGTGGAACACAGTTACGAAGATGCAGAGATTCTTCGATGAAAATGGCTTCAAAAGCCTGAATATACTTCATCTGAACCACTATGCTTTCGGAGATATCGGTATATGCGGGACACGTGGCTGGGTAAATGATAATTCAGAGCCTGCAAGTGCAAAGGTAATAGCCCGCGAGGCGATCCGACTGGAAATGTCTGTAAAGTCTGCTGTTTCGGCTGGGCTGACACCCGTTGTTTTCCTGCACTATCCGCCTGTATTCGTGGAAAGCAGGAATTTCGAGATACTTGATGTGCTTTATAAGTATGGTGTGAAAAAGGTATTTTACGGTCACCTTCACGGGAAGGCACATGGATATGCAGTCAATGGTATGTATGACGGCATTGAATATCATCTTATATCAAGTGATTTTCTGCATTTTGACCCATTGGATATAACGAAAATTGTGCAAAGTGACAATTTGTAA
- a CDS encoding DUF1540 domain-containing protein — MEKDKIMGIRCDVENCVHNQNGCECTAGSIQVCSTCSDPNCCDETVCRTFKAQDCCH, encoded by the coding sequence ATGGAAAAGGATAAGATCATGGGCATTCGCTGCGATGTTGAAAACTGTGTCCACAATCAGAACGGCTGCGAGTGCACCGCGGGCAGTATACAGGTGTGCAGCACCTGTTCGGATCCCAACTGCTGCGATGAAACGGTCTGCAGGACCTTCAAAGCGCAGGACTGCTGTCACTAG
- the thrC gene encoding threonine synthase — MFYRSTRNSGVNVTSAQAIAQGISEDGGLFVPSEIPSISMDDIKKLGDMTYAERAFFVFSKFLTDYTEAEIRYCVEGAYNTKNFDTENIAELAHLFDGTYMLELWHGPTCAFKDMALQILPYLLTTATKKINLDKKVVILVATSGDTGKAALEGFKDVPGTEILVFYPDNGVSAMQKKQMTTQEGQNVGVCAIKGNFDDAQNGVKAIFTNKEIGEKLAENGMMFSSANSINWGRLAPQIIYYVSSYAQLLKDGEIKEGDKINIVVPTGNFGNILAGYYAKKMGIPVNKLICASNSNNVLTDFIKTGVYDRNRQFYATISPSMDILISSNLERLLYHLCGEDDAQIREWFGKLASEGRYEVTDAVKAVLADEFYAGCCDDAKTKATIKEYYDKYSYTCDTHTAVAVSVYEEYVKATGDKTKTVIASTASPYKFSGSVLSALGKDTGSDEFTLVEELGEASGMPVPASLASLKNKEIRFSKVIAKDEMKDFVFKALGVK; from the coding sequence ATGTTTTACAGAAGTACAAGAAACAGCGGTGTAAATGTTACATCGGCACAGGCTATTGCACAGGGCATTTCAGAGGACGGCGGTCTGTTCGTTCCTTCCGAGATACCTTCCATATCCATGGATGATATCAAGAAGCTGGGAGATATGACCTATGCAGAGAGAGCGTTCTTTGTTTTCTCAAAGTTCCTCACAGACTACACAGAGGCTGAGATACGCTACTGTGTTGAGGGCGCTTACAATACCAAGAACTTCGATACCGAGAATATCGCTGAACTGGCACACCTGTTCGACGGCACTTATATGCTTGAACTGTGGCACGGTCCTACCTGCGCATTCAAGGATATGGCTCTCCAGATACTGCCTTATCTTCTGACAACAGCAACCAAGAAGATAAACCTCGATAAGAAGGTAGTTATCCTCGTTGCTACTTCGGGTGATACAGGCAAGGCTGCGCTGGAAGGCTTCAAGGACGTTCCCGGTACAGAGATACTGGTATTCTATCCTGATAACGGTGTATCTGCTATGCAGAAGAAGCAGATGACCACTCAGGAGGGTCAGAACGTTGGTGTTTGCGCAATCAAGGGCAACTTCGACGATGCACAGAACGGCGTTAAGGCTATCTTCACAAACAAGGAGATCGGCGAGAAGCTGGCTGAGAACGGCATGATGTTCTCCTCTGCAAACTCCATCAACTGGGGCAGACTGGCACCTCAGATCATCTACTATGTATCCAGCTACGCACAGCTGCTGAAGGACGGCGAGATCAAGGAAGGCGACAAGATCAACATCGTTGTTCCCACAGGTAACTTCGGTAATATCCTTGCAGGCTACTATGCAAAGAAGATGGGTATCCCCGTAAACAAGCTGATCTGTGCTTCAAACTCCAACAACGTTCTGACAGATTTCATCAAGACAGGCGTTTATGACAGAAACAGACAGTTCTATGCAACTATCTCGCCTTCTATGGATATACTGATCTCCTCCAACCTTGAAAGACTTCTCTATCACCTCTGCGGCGAAGATGATGCACAGATCAGAGAGTGGTTCGGCAAGCTGGCAAGTGAGGGCAGATATGAGGTAACTGATGCAGTCAAGGCAGTTCTCGCTGACGAATTCTATGCAGGCTGCTGCGATGATGCAAAGACAAAGGCTACCATCAAGGAATATTACGACAAGTATTCCTACACCTGCGATACTCATACCGCGGTTGCAGTTTCAGTTTATGAGGAGTACGTAAAGGCAACAGGCGATAAGACCAAGACAGTTATCGCTTCCACCGCAAGCCCCTACAAGTTCTCGGGTTCCGTACTCAGCGCACTGGGCAAGGATACTGGCAGCGATGAGTTCACACTTGTTGAGGAACTGGGCGAAGCTTCCGGTATGCCTGTACCTGCTTCACTTGCATCTCTCAAGAATAAGGAGATCCGCTTCTCCAAGGTCATCGCTAAGGACGAGATGAAGGACTTCGTTTTCAAAGCTCTCGGTGTGAAGTGA
- a CDS encoding YraN family protein, with translation MQKNQNSRSIGDIGEDFVCGYLKENGYDILERNFTIRGGEIDIVASQGDKIAFVEVKTRKVGALTSGEAAVTYTKKQRLIKTARVYIARKHIRAFCRFDVAVVHHDGGNVVYFKYYRSAFDASSK, from the coding sequence ATGCAAAAAAATCAGAACAGCCGTAGTATCGGTGATATCGGCGAGGATTTCGTCTGTGGATATCTTAAAGAAAATGGTTATGATATACTCGAACGCAACTTCACTATAAGGGGCGGCGAGATAGATATAGTAGCTTCACAGGGTGATAAGATAGCTTTCGTTGAGGTCAAGACCCGAAAGGTGGGGGCGCTGACGAGCGGTGAGGCTGCTGTGACATATACAAAAAAGCAAAGGCTGATAAAGACCGCAAGGGTCTATATCGCCAGAAAGCATATCAGAGCCTTCTGCAGGTTCGATGTTGCAGTCGTGCATCACGACGGCGGTAATGTGGTATATTTCAAGTACTATAGATCCGCATTTGATGCAAGCAGTAAGTAA
- a CDS encoding ribonuclease HII has protein sequence MADFHLKSRKVDDMTLKEFDDIYREKYEVVCGCDEAGRGPLAGDVFAAAVVFDKDTVIEGINDSKKLTAKKREKLFDEIIEKAQDFSIQCATVAEIEDINILNCAMLAMKRSVEAMKIKPNVCLIDGNKTPDLECDAIAVVKGDAQSQAIAAASILAKVARDRYMLQMAEKYPEWQFEKHKGYGTKLHYQMIDKYGESPIHRPSFLKKYYAKKSEQP, from the coding sequence TTGGCAGACTTTCACTTGAAAAGCCGAAAGGTCGATGATATGACACTTAAAGAGTTTGACGATATCTACCGCGAAAAATACGAGGTAGTCTGCGGCTGTGATGAAGCGGGCAGAGGACCACTTGCAGGTGATGTATTCGCGGCTGCGGTGGTGTTCGATAAGGATACGGTCATCGAGGGGATAAACGACAGCAAAAAGCTGACCGCCAAAAAGCGTGAGAAGCTTTTTGATGAGATAATCGAAAAGGCACAGGATTTTTCCATACAGTGCGCTACGGTGGCGGAGATAGAGGATATAAATATCCTCAACTGCGCTATGCTGGCGATGAAGCGTTCGGTGGAAGCCATGAAGATTAAGCCGAATGTCTGCCTGATAGACGGCAATAAGACTCCCGACCTGGAATGTGATGCGATTGCTGTTGTAAAGGGCGATGCACAGTCACAGGCAATAGCTGCGGCTTCTATACTTGCGAAAGTCGCAAGGGACAGATATATGCTGCAAATGGCTGAGAAGTACCCCGAATGGCAGTTTGAAAAGCACAAGGGCTACGGGACTAAGCTGCACTATCAGATGATAGATAAGTACGGCGAAAGCCCGATACACAGACCAAGTTTTCTGAAAAAGTATTATGCAAAAAAATCAGAACAGCCGTAG
- the ylqF gene encoding ribosome biogenesis GTPase YlqF yields MSEAAKVQWFPGHMAKTRRIMASNMKLVDAVVEITDARIPYSSRNPEIKKICGNKPRMVLLNKADSADADVTSMWIEYYKQQGVPALATDCRSGRNVNKFYPMLKELLSEQIEKWDTRGMTGRPIRMMIVGIPNVGKSSFINRLAGAKMAKVEDRPGVTRGKQWVALEDGFELLDMPGVLWPKFDDKLVGERLAFTGAVKDVILDTEYLACRLLEYLAEDYPDLLTDRYGISLEDLPEPMDDMQGCVKGYELLERVGKKRGFLISGGEINTERAANTVLDEFRGGKLGRLSLEKPKGR; encoded by the coding sequence ATGAGCGAAGCAGCAAAGGTACAGTGGTTCCCGGGGCATATGGCTAAGACAAGGCGTATAATGGCTTCAAATATGAAGCTTGTAGATGCTGTGGTAGAGATAACCGATGCAAGGATACCATACTCCAGCCGCAACCCGGAGATCAAAAAGATCTGCGGAAACAAGCCGAGAATGGTCCTGCTGAACAAGGCGGATTCTGCTGATGCTGATGTTACCTCCATGTGGATAGAGTACTACAAACAGCAGGGAGTGCCTGCGCTGGCTACCGATTGCAGGAGCGGCAGGAATGTGAATAAATTTTATCCCATGCTGAAAGAACTGCTTTCCGAGCAGATAGAAAAATGGGATACCCGCGGAATGACGGGCAGACCTATAAGGATGATGATAGTAGGTATACCCAATGTGGGCAAATCCTCTTTTATAAACCGACTGGCAGGTGCCAAAATGGCAAAGGTAGAGGACAGACCCGGCGTTACCCGCGGCAAACAGTGGGTAGCACTGGAGGACGGCTTTGAACTTCTGGATATGCCCGGAGTGCTGTGGCCTAAGTTTGATGACAAGCTGGTTGGCGAAAGGCTGGCATTTACGGGAGCGGTCAAGGACGTTATACTCGATACGGAGTATCTGGCGTGCAGACTGCTTGAGTATCTTGCAGAGGATTATCCCGATCTGCTTACCGATAGATACGGGATATCTCTTGAAGATCTGCCTGAACCTATGGATGATATGCAGGGCTGCGTAAAGGGATATGAACTGCTGGAAAGAGTTGGCAAAAAGAGAGGCTTCCTTATCTCGGGCGGCGAGATAAATACCGAGAGGGCAGCTAATACAGTCCTTGACGAATTCCGCGGCGGCAAGCTTGGCAGACTTTCACTTGAAAAGCCGAAAGGTCGATGA
- the lepB gene encoding signal peptidase I, translating to MAERSFSITGTVLDWALVIVNSVFVVLLVSTLVFSRVLVEGESMENTLYDGDKLVISWFMYKPEQGDIVICDSEALGKLIVKRVIASGGQKVTVDYGAGKVFVDGEALDEPYLKYHALDDMGGYDMDNYDPDRGVFEYDVPEGEVFIMGDNRDHSSDSRVFGCVHEDDIIGKAVFRFYSREAGIGFVN from the coding sequence ATGGCTGAAAGATCTTTCAGCATAACAGGAACGGTGCTTGACTGGGCACTTGTGATAGTGAATTCGGTCTTTGTTGTTCTGCTGGTATCGACACTGGTCTTCAGCCGTGTGCTGGTAGAGGGCGAGTCGATGGAAAACACGCTGTATGACGGCGATAAGCTTGTGATATCCTGGTTCATGTATAAGCCCGAACAGGGAGATATCGTTATATGTGACAGTGAAGCACTGGGTAAGCTGATCGTCAAGCGTGTGATAGCATCGGGCGGACAGAAGGTCACAGTGGACTATGGAGCCGGTAAGGTGTTCGTTGACGGTGAAGCACTTGACGAACCTTATCTGAAATATCATGCCCTTGATGATATGGGCGGCTATGATATGGATAATTACGACCCCGATAGGGGAGTATTTGAATATGATGTCCCCGAGGGTGAAGTTTTCATTATGGGGGATAATCGCGATCATTCTTCAGACAGCCGTGTATTCGGCTGTGTTCACGAAGATGATATTATAGGAAAAGCAGTGTTCAGGTTTTATTCCCGTGAAGCGGGGATAGGCTTTGTTAACTGA
- the lepB gene encoding signal peptidase I, which produces MSDTSEKTTNGNNLSEAEELERLLNESENSVENTVNNAFGDFGDVIDDDFVDAVDEGFSDISEEDEAEDTAEKDKEDTAEVSEDDIEKVKEAEPDDIKEKQPFNFGREVLEWVESLVFALLIVQLVLIFVFRVVMVDGTSMTNTLQDGDRLIMTHVAYEPERDDVIVLDSKVADKILIKRVIGIEGDKVVVDYNKNHVYVNDEEISNDHIKEIMRDNVIYFDGAYRVADGVYEYNVPDDTVFVMGDNRNDSKDSRSIGFVDESEIMGKAVLRIYPFKSLGLVH; this is translated from the coding sequence ATGAGTGACACAAGTGAAAAGACAACGAATGGGAATAACCTTTCAGAGGCGGAAGAACTGGAGAGGCTGTTGAATGAAAGCGAGAACAGTGTAGAAAATACTGTAAACAATGCTTTCGGTGACTTTGGCGACGTTATCGATGATGACTTCGTTGATGCTGTCGATGAGGGATTCAGTGATATAAGCGAAGAAGACGAGGCTGAGGATACAGCTGAAAAGGATAAAGAGGATACGGCTGAGGTAAGCGAAGATGACATAGAGAAGGTCAAGGAAGCTGAGCCTGATGATATAAAGGAAAAACAGCCATTTAATTTTGGCAGGGAAGTTCTTGAGTGGGTTGAGTCACTGGTGTTTGCACTGCTTATCGTGCAGCTTGTGCTGATATTCGTATTCAGGGTGGTAATGGTAGACGGTACATCAATGACAAATACTCTCCAGGATGGCGACAGACTTATTATGACCCATGTTGCTTATGAGCCTGAACGTGATGATGTTATAGTGCTTGACAGCAAAGTTGCAGATAAGATACTTATCAAGCGAGTTATCGGTATAGAAGGTGACAAGGTAGTTGTTGACTATAACAAAAACCATGTATATGTAAATGACGAGGAGATCTCAAATGATCATATAAAGGAGATCATGCGCGATAATGTTATTTACTTCGACGGAGCATACCGTGTCGCTGATGGTGTATATGAGTATAATGTGCCTGATGATACTGTTTTCGTTATGGGCGACAACAGAAACGATTCCAAGGACAGCCGAAGCATAGGATTTGTTGATGAGAGCGAGATCATGGGTAAGGCTGTGCTGAGGATCTATCCTTTCAAGAGCCTTGGTCTTGTTCACTGA
- the rplS gene encoding 50S ribosomal protein L19 produces the protein MDALKQIAQASMKADAPVVNVGDTVKVHVLITEGDKSRIQVFEGTVIAKKHGGISETFTVRRVAHGCGIERVFPVHSPAVSKVEVVRSGKVRRAKLYYLRDRVGKAAKVKEAIR, from the coding sequence GTGGACGCTTTAAAACAGATCGCACAGGCAAGCATGAAGGCAGATGCACCCGTAGTTAACGTAGGTGACACTGTAAAGGTACACGTTCTTATCACCGAGGGTGACAAGTCCAGAATACAGGTATTCGAGGGCACAGTCATCGCTAAGAAGCACGGCGGCATCAGTGAGACTTTCACTGTAAGAAGAGTAGCTCACGGCTGCGGTATCGAGAGAGTATTCCCCGTACATTCGCCTGCTGTTTCTAAGGTAGAGGTAGTAAGAAGCGGTAAAGTCCGCAGAGCTAAGCTGTACTATCTCCGCGACAGAGTTGGTAAGGCAGCTAAGGTCAAGGAAGCAATCAGATAA
- a CDS encoding TIGR03936 family radical SAM-associated protein: MAEKRLQPKNVDLRPDRYDKRVVYEKCGRAKYISHLDLMRAMQRAIKRAKLPIWYTQGFNPHIYIMFPLTLSLGFESRVEVMDFALLEDLPDEEVLKALDAQMPEGMRIVSCSAPVHSHTEITHAEYVIRISADKTPAEMAEKFKDFMSREVIEIQKRTKKGTYKPVDIRPSLELLDMYTEEKYLELKMRLPAGGSFNLNANVAAEAFLDMYGIKAEEICIERTKILVENGEVFY, encoded by the coding sequence GTGGCGGAAAAAAGACTTCAACCTAAAAATGTAGACCTGCGTCCCGACAGATATGACAAAAGGGTGGTATACGAAAAGTGCGGCAGGGCGAAGTATATCTCCCACCTTGACCTTATGCGTGCCATGCAGAGGGCGATAAAACGTGCGAAACTGCCGATATGGTATACTCAGGGCTTCAATCCGCACATATATATAATGTTCCCTCTTACTCTTTCGCTGGGGTTTGAAAGCAGGGTGGAGGTAATGGATTTCGCGCTTCTGGAGGATCTGCCTGATGAAGAGGTGCTGAAAGCTCTTGATGCCCAGATGCCCGAAGGCATGAGGATAGTGAGTTGTTCTGCTCCTGTTCACAGCCATACGGAGATAACTCATGCGGAGTATGTTATACGTATCTCGGCAGATAAGACTCCGGCGGAAATGGCAGAAAAGTTCAAGGATTTTATGAGCAGGGAAGTAATAGAAATACAGAAGCGTACAAAAAAAGGTACATATAAGCCCGTGGATATAAGACCGTCGCTGGAATTGCTTGATATGTACACTGAAGAAAAGTACCTTGAACTTAAAATGCGGCTGCCTGCGGGAGGAAGTTTCAACCTTAATGCCAATGTGGCAGCAGAGGCTTTTCTGGATATGTACGGCATTAAAGCTGAAGAGATTTGTATAGAACGCACAAAGATACTCGTGGAAAACGGTGAAGTTTTTTATTGA
- a CDS encoding TIGR03960 family B12-binding radical SAM protein: MEEIKNKLDKILLKAAKPARYIGGEIGSVIKDRDKVDVRFAFCFPDTYDVGMSHLGMKILYGLKNQVPNWWCERVFMPEKDFESLMRENDIPLYGLESLDPIKDFDFIGFTLQYELSYNNVLQMLDLAGLPVLAKDRKSLTPLVVGGGPCVCNPEPMSDFFDLFILGEGEEVNLELLRLYEKMKPSNPTKEEFLREAVKIEGIYVPSFYDVDYNEDGTVKSITPNVPEAPSRIKKRIIADFDKVYYPDSFVVPFSEIVHDRSVVEVLRGCIRGCRFCQAGFIYRPFREKNIDTIKNETKSLCEQTGYEEVSLSSLSTSDHTKINELLLSLSEYTDGENVNLALPSLRLDSFNEELLERIQAVRKSGLTFAPEAGTQRLRDVINKNITEDEIISTCRMAFEWGYTQVKLYFMMGQPTETDDDIRGIAELSDKILQLYFETPKEKRGRSVQIAVSTATFVPKPFTPFEFEPQATEEQIKHKQEILKSAVTSKKIKLSLHYSNTSVLEAVLARGDRRVCKAVYSAWKKGCYMDSWDEHFQFDKWLEAFEETGIDTAFYANRTRSYDEVAPWSHLDYLVSHEFLVRENKKAHLAQTTRNCKEGCSGCGIKPECGGVYCGGKKTST, translated from the coding sequence ATGGAAGAAATAAAGAACAAGCTGGATAAAATACTGCTGAAAGCTGCCAAGCCTGCAAGATATATAGGCGGAGAGATAGGAAGCGTGATAAAGGACAGGGATAAGGTGGATGTACGTTTTGCCTTCTGTTTCCCTGATACCTATGATGTGGGTATGTCGCATCTGGGTATGAAGATACTGTACGGTCTGAAAAATCAGGTGCCTAACTGGTGGTGTGAGAGGGTATTCATGCCCGAGAAGGATTTTGAGAGCCTTATGCGGGAGAATGATATACCGCTGTATGGGCTGGAAAGTCTTGACCCCATAAAGGATTTCGATTTCATCGGGTTTACTTTGCAGTACGAATTATCGTACAATAACGTTTTGCAGATGCTTGACCTTGCGGGTCTGCCTGTGCTGGCAAAAGACCGTAAATCACTGACGCCGCTTGTTGTGGGCGGAGGTCCCTGCGTGTGCAATCCCGAGCCTATGTCGGATTTCTTTGACCTGTTTATACTGGGTGAGGGCGAGGAAGTCAACCTTGAACTTCTGAGACTTTACGAAAAGATGAAGCCTTCAAATCCAACGAAAGAGGAATTTCTGCGGGAGGCTGTGAAGATCGAGGGCATATATGTTCCGAGCTTTTACGACGTTGACTACAACGAGGACGGTACGGTAAAGAGCATAACTCCTAATGTGCCCGAAGCACCTTCACGTATAAAAAAGCGCATCATCGCGGATTTTGACAAGGTGTACTACCCCGATAGCTTTGTTGTGCCTTTCAGCGAGATAGTACATGACCGCTCGGTGGTGGAAGTGCTTCGCGGCTGTATCCGCGGATGCAGGTTCTGTCAGGCGGGATTTATATATAGACCTTTCCGCGAGAAGAATATTGATACTATTAAAAATGAGACGAAGTCGCTGTGCGAGCAGACGGGGTATGAGGAAGTGTCCCTGTCGTCGCTTTCCACCAGTGACCATACCAAGATAAATGAGCTTCTTCTGAGCCTTTCGGAGTATACCGACGGCGAGAATGTTAACCTCGCTTTGCCGTCTTTAAGACTTGACAGCTTTAACGAGGAACTGCTGGAAAGGATACAAGCTGTACGAAAAAGCGGACTGACATTCGCCCCCGAGGCAGGAACACAGCGTTTGCGTGACGTTATTAATAAGAACATCACCGAGGACGAGATAATATCAACCTGCAGGATGGCTTTCGAGTGGGGGTATACTCAGGTGAAGCTGTACTTCATGATGGGTCAGCCCACGGAAACAGACGATGATATCCGCGGTATTGCGGAACTTTCGGACAAGATACTTCAGCTTTATTTTGAAACGCCCAAGGAAAAGAGAGGGCGGTCAGTGCAGATAGCGGTATCGACCGCGACTTTTGTGCCTAAGCCCTTCACGCCCTTTGAGTTTGAACCTCAGGCGACGGAAGAACAGATAAAGCACAAGCAGGAGATACTGAAATCCGCTGTGACCAGCAAGAAGATAAAGCTTAGTCTTCACTATTCAAATACCTCGGTGCTGGAGGCTGTTCTGGCAAGGGGCGACAGGCGTGTGTGCAAGGCGGTATATTCGGCTTGGAAAAAAGGCTGTTACATGGACAGCTGGGACGAGCATTTTCAGTTTGACAAATGGCTGGAAGCCTTTGAGGAAACGGGCATAGATACGGCGTTCTACGCTAACAGGACGAGAAGCTACGATGAGGTGGCGCCCTGGTCGCATCTGGATTATCTGGTATCTCACGAATTTCTTGTGAGAGAGAACAAAAAAGCTCATCTTGCACAGACTACAAGAAACTGTAAGGAAGGCTGTTCGGGCTGCGGAATAAAGCCCGAATGCGGAGGTGTTTACTGTGGCGGAAAAAAGACTTCAACCTAA